A stretch of Actinomycetota bacterium DNA encodes these proteins:
- a CDS encoding cation diffusion facilitator family transporter, whose translation MTHKPQGDVVYLASSGQDEANRRRAMRAIIFSSLGLLATSAFELFITVLSGSVALLSDALHNLGDVFTTVGVYFGFRASRKQPTGRYPYGFGRAEDLAGIVILLAIWTSAGLAGWQSYEKLVSGRGTTHLTLGMLAAAIGIAGNQVVARYKGRVGREIKSAPLIVDARHSWLDAIASAGALAGLIGVALGWRVADPIAGFAITLLIIHIGIDATKDVASRLMDENDEEVAEAIRAVAEKIPGVVEVSDVRARWLGREVEARVLVRLPATMGFVEAHDVAHRVQEVVRTEVPDVREVLVEPAPVIEAAPRVSNGVL comes from the coding sequence GTGACGCACAAGCCCCAGGGCGACGTGGTGTATCTCGCCAGCTCCGGTCAGGACGAGGCCAATCGGCGACGGGCGATGAGAGCGATCATTTTCTCGTCGCTCGGGCTCCTCGCCACAAGTGCCTTCGAGCTCTTCATCACCGTTCTGTCCGGCAGCGTGGCGCTGCTGTCCGACGCGCTGCACAACCTCGGCGATGTCTTCACGACGGTCGGCGTGTACTTCGGCTTCCGGGCCTCCAGGAAGCAGCCGACCGGCCGCTACCCGTACGGGTTCGGGCGAGCGGAGGATCTGGCCGGCATTGTCATCCTCCTCGCCATCTGGACAAGCGCCGGGCTCGCCGGGTGGCAGTCGTACGAAAAGCTAGTGTCCGGCCGAGGCACCACTCACCTCACTCTGGGCATGCTTGCCGCCGCCATTGGCATCGCCGGTAACCAGGTCGTCGCCCGCTACAAGGGCCGCGTGGGACGCGAGATCAAGAGTGCCCCGCTGATCGTCGACGCGCGCCACTCCTGGCTGGACGCCATCGCCTCCGCGGGGGCACTCGCGGGCCTGATCGGGGTGGCCCTTGGCTGGCGGGTCGCCGACCCGATCGCCGGGTTCGCCATCACCCTGCTCATCATCCACATCGGCATCGATGCCACCAAGGACGTTGCATCTCGTCTCATGGACGAGAACGACGAGGAAGTGGCGGAGGCCATCCGCGCCGTCGCCGAGAAGATCCCCGGCGTCGTTGAGGTGAGCGACGTCCGGGCCCGCTGGCTCGGCCGCGAGGTCGAGGCGCGTGTCCTCGTCCGTCTCCCCGCGACGATGGGGTTCGTGGAAGCGCACGACGTTGCCCATCGGGTGCAGGAAGTCGTGCGCACGGAGGTTCCGGACGTGCGAGAGGTGCTCGTAGAACCGGCACCGGTCATCGAGGCCGCGCCGAGGGTCTCGAACGGCGTCCTGTAG